A genomic segment from Vanacampus margaritifer isolate UIUO_Vmar chromosome 3, RoL_Vmar_1.0, whole genome shotgun sequence encodes:
- the ogdha gene encoding oxoglutarate (alpha-ketoglutarate) dehydrogenase a (lipoamide) isoform X2: protein MHRLRTCAARLRPLTASQAAQTVGPQRPITATPPSGARTLGPIRCYTAPVASEPFLNGTSSNYVEEMYFAWLENPKSVHKSWDVFFRNANAGAPPGAAYQSPLGLAAAPQLSSLVGAQPNVEKLVEDHLAVQSLIRAYQVMGHHNAHLDPLGISCVNFDDAPVNSGFQDVDAVKDRLKLLTVGGFYGLDESDLEKVFRLPTTTFIGGSESALPLKEIIRRLEMAYCQHIGVEFMFINDLEQCQWIRQKFETPGVMQFTLEEKRTLLARMVRSTRFEEFLQKKWSAEKRFGLEGCESLIPALKTIIDMSSGSGVEYVIMGMPHRGRLNVLANVIRKELEQIFCQFDSKLEAADEGSGDVKYHLGMYHRRINRVTDRNITLSLVANPSHLEAADPVVQGKTKAEQFYCGDNDGNRVMSVLIHGDAAFAGQGIVYETFHLSDLPSYTTHGTVHVVVNNQIGFTTDPRMARSSPYPTDVARVVNAPIFHVNADDPEAVIYVCKVAAEWRATFHKDVVVDLVCYRRMGHNEMDEPMFTQPLMYKQIKKQKPVLLKYAEKLIADGSVTRQEYEEEIAKYDKICEVAYARSKDEKIQHIKHWLDSPWPGFFTLDGQPKSMSCPSTGLSEENLDHIGQVASSVPVEDFTIHGGLSRILKGRAEMVRKRTVDWALAEYMAFGSLLKEGIHVRLSGQDVERGTFSHRHHVLHDQNVDKRICIPMNHLAPDQAPYTVCNSSLSEYGVLGFELGFAMASPNALILWEAQFGDFHNTAQCIIDQFICPGQAKWVRQNGIVLLLPHGMEGMGPEHSSARPERFLQMCNDDPDVMPTLTDDFAVRQLYDCNWIVVNCASPGNYFHVIRRQILLPFRKPLIVFTPKSLLRHPEARSTFDEMLPGSQFQRLIPESGVASECPHEVKRLIFCTGKVYYELTKERKKREMDATVAIARIEQLSPFPFDQVKAESERFANADLVWCQEEHKNQGYYDYVKPRIRTTIQRAKPVWYAGRGPAAAPATGNKNTHLLELHRFLDDAFGLDAFQNQQ, encoded by the exons ATGCATCGATTAAGGACTTGTGCGGCGCGCTTGCGCCCGCTCACCGCCTCGCAGGCGGCTCAGACTGTGGGCCCGCAGCGGCCAATCACAGCCACGCCCCCCTCGGGTGCAAGGACGTTGGGGCCCATCAGGTGCTACACGGCGCCCGTGGCCTCGGAGCCCTTCCTGAACGGAACCAGTTCCAATTACGTGGAGGAAATGTACTTTGCCTGGCTGGAGAACCCAAAGAGTGTCCACAAG TCGTGGGATGTGTTTTTCCGCAACGCCAACGCCGGCGCCCCGCCCGGCGCCGCCTACCAGTCCCCTCTGGGCCTGGCCGCCGCCCCTCAGCTCTCCTCCCTGGTGGGAGCCCAGCCCAACGTGGAGAAGCTGGTGGAAGACCACTTGGCTGTGCAGTCCCTCATCCGTGCCTATCAG gtgatGGGCCATCACAATGCCCACTTGGACCCGCTGGGCATCAGCTGTGTAAATTTTGATGACGCTCCCGTCAATAGCGGCTTCCAGGATGTCG ACGCAGTCAAGGATCGGCTGAAACTGCTCACGGTCGGAG GCTTCTACGGCCTGGACGAGTCGGACCTGGAGAAGGTCTTCAGGCTTCCCACCACCACCTTCATCGGAGGGTCCGAGAGCGCTCTGCCCTTGAAGGAGATCATACGTCGGCTGgag ATGGCGTATTGTCAGCACATCGGCGTGGAGTTCATGTTCATCAACGACCTGGAGCAATGCCAGTGGATCCGGCAAAAGTTTGAGACGCCGGGCGTGATGCAGTTCACCTTGGAGGAGAAGAGGACTCTGCTGGCCCGCATGGTCCGATCCACCAG GTTCGAGGAGTTCCTGCAGAAGAAGTGGTCGGCCGAGAAGCGCTTCGGCCTGGAGGGATGCGAGTCGCTCATCCCGGCGCTCAAGACCATCATCGACATGTCGTCCGGGAGCGGCGTGGAGTACGTCATCATGGGCATGCCTCATAG GGGTCGTCTGAACGTCTTGGCCAACGTGATCCGTAAAGAATTGGAGCAGATCTTCTGTCAGTTCGACTCCAAGCTGGAGGCGGCGGACGAG GGTTCCGGGGACGTCAAGTACCACCTGGGCATGTACCACCGCAGGATCAACCGCGTGACCGACCGCAACATCACCTTGTCCCTGGTGGCCAACCCGTCGCACCTGGAGGCGGCCGACCCGGTGGTGCAGGGCAAGACCAAGGCCGAGCAGTTTTACTGCGGCGACAACGACGGCAACCGG GTGATGTCCGTCCTCATCCACGGGGACGCCGCCTTCGCCGGTCAGGGAATCGTGTACGAGACCTTCCATCTGTCCGACCTGCCGTCCTACACCACGCACGGCACCGTGCATGTGGTGGTCAACAACCAG ATCGGCTTCACCACCGACCCGCGTATGGCTCGCTCCTCGCCGTACCCGACGGACGTGGCGCGCGTGGTCAACGCCCCCATCTTCCACGTCAACGCCGACGACCCGGAGGCGGTCATCTACGTGTGCAAGGTGGCGGCGGAGTGGCGGGCCACCTTCCACAAGGACGTGGTGGTGGACCTGGTGTGCTACCGGCGCATGGGCCACAACGAGATGGACGAGCCCATGTTCACGCAGCCGCTCATGTACAAGCAGATCAAGAAGCAGAAGCCCGTCCTGCTCAAGTACGCCGAGAAGCTCATTGCGGACGGCAGCGTCACGCGGCAGGAGTATGAG GAGGAGATCGCCAAGTACGACAAGATCTGCGAGGTGGCCTACGCTCGCTCCAAGGACGAGAAGATCCAGCACATCAAGCACTGGCTGGACTCGCCGTGGCCCG GTTTCTTCACGCTGGACGGGCAACCCAAGTCCATGAGCTGCCCCTCGACAGGACTGAGCGAGGAGAACCTGGACCACATCGGACAAGTGGCCTCCTCCGTCCCCGTGGAGGACTTCACCATCCACGGAG GTCTGAGTCGCATCCTGAAGGGTCGCGCCGAGATGGTCCGCAAGAGAACGGTGGACTGGGCCCTGGCCGAGTACATGGCGTTCGGCTCCCTGCTGAAGGAAGGCATCCACGTGCGGCTGTCGGGCCAGGACGTGGAGCGAGGGACTTTCAG CCACCGTCATCACGTCCTCCACGATCAGAACGTGGACAAGAGGATCTGCATCCCCATGAACCACCTGGCCCCAGACCAGGCCCCCTACACCGTCTGCAACAGCTCCCTGTCGGAGTACGGCGTCCTGG GCTTCGAGCTGGGCTTCGCCATGGCCAGTCCCAACGCGCTGATCCTGTGGGAGGCGCAGTTCGGCGACTTCCACAACACGGCGCAGTGCATCATCGACCAGTTCATTTGTCCCGGCCAGGCCAAGTGGGTTCGACAGAACGGCAtcgtgctgctgctgccgcACGGCATGGAGGGCATG GGTCCAGAACATTCTTCCGCTCGCCCGGAGAGATTCCTCCAAATGTGCAACGACGACCCCGACGTCATGCCG ACGCTGACGGACGACTTTGCCGTGCGGCAGTTGTACGACTGCAACTGGATCGTCGTCAACTGCGCCTCGCCTGGAAATTACTTCCACGTCATCCGCCGGCAGATCCTGCTGCCGTTCAGGAAGCCG CTGATTGTGTTCACGCCCAAGTCGCTGCTGCGCCACCCCGAGGCCAGATCCACTTTTGATGAGATGCTGCCAG GAAGCCAGTTCCAGAGGCTGATCCCCGAGAGCGGCGTCGCGTCCGAGTGTCCCCACGAGGTCAAGAGGTTAATCTTCTGCACGGGCAAAGTTTACTACGAGCTGACCAAGGAGAGGAAGAAACGCGAGATGGACGCCACGGTCGCCATCGCACGCATCGAGCAG TTGTCTCCGTTCCCGTTCGACCAAGTCAAGGCCGAGTCGGAGCGTTTCGCCAACGCCGACCTGGTCTGGTGTCAGGAGGAGCACAAGAACCAAGGCTACTACGACTACGTGAAACCTCGCATCAGGACCACCATCCAGAGGGCCAAACCAGTCTG gTACGCGGGTCGCGGCCCCGCCGCCGCTCCGGCCACGGGTAACAAGAACACTCACCTTCTGGAGCTTCACCGTTTCCTGGACGACGCCTTCGGTCTGGACGCCTTCCAGAACCAGCAGTAG